In Setaria viridis chromosome 5, Setaria_viridis_v4.0, whole genome shotgun sequence, the genomic stretch GGGCGCTGGGATTCCCGCCATTCCTCTCCGTGCAGCAGATGTTCGACGACTGCATCAAGAGCTTCCAGGACAAGGGCCTCCTCCCGTAGTCCAAAGACATATCCCTCCATTAATCGCATCACTTGCATGAAGAATGAAGAAACTCTTACTGCAGCCTCGTCAAATTAATTCATGGCTCTGTGTCCCCAAATATAAGCATTACTGATTTTTTCCTAAAAGGCAAATTGTATTAATTAAGTCAGATTTATAAAAAAAGTATCGACACCTACCGtatcaaatatattttataatgaATTTAATAATATTAATTTCATATAGTAAATGTTGACATTCTTTTTTAAGCTCAGTCAGGCTGAAGACGATGCATAGTTTAACTTGGGATAAAATTAAAAATCATATATTTTTAGAGATCGCCAAAAGAATATTATTGGTAAAACCTCCCTCCCTTCTAATACCACAAAGTGAATGCAATGACACACAATTAGGACatctaagaaaaaggaaacgtAAAAAGACGTCGAAAACATATGCTTTGACCAACATAAAAACACATGGAAGAAAATGGCGGTCTGTGAATTTGAGGATATATATGACGGTTCGTTAAAAGCCATATGTAGTATAGTATGAATTGCAATCAACTCAAGAAATCGTCTCTTAAATTGGTCAACTCCGGATCCAGCGCCACGGATGCTCGGCGTCACAGGGTCCTCCAAATCAAGTGTCATGGGGGTAGTGGCATTGGGGATGGGAGCTGACAAGATTGGGGGCTGTGGATGGGGATGCAAGTGACGACAAGAATGGCGATGGCCAAGGATGCGGTTGACGACATGGCGGAGGCGGGAATGGCATTGGTTTGGTCGCCATGAGTACCGCAAGGTTGATACCACTGGGCTTGTCGGAAGCGAGTGGAGAAGCAAGGAACCTAGAGGTAGCTAGGGTTATTAGAAGAGCTTTAGGACATTGGATCTTTCATGTTAAGGTGGCGCTTGATCCACGATACTTTTTTACGAAAGTCGGCAGCGAGGTCTCTGCTGGAGAGAGATCCAGTACCCGcacggaaggaagaagatggagttcTACTAAAATTcatctgtaatcctactaggactcataccatataatcctactagaactcataccatgtaactctactaggactcctccttataacgGACTTGTAATCCCGCCTCCTAAAATATATAAAGGAGAGCAGGAGTCACTAGATCGGTAAGCCAAgatctcatagaaccacaacagcgTACCaaaaatcctcaacaccaaacaacacccaaatgcagggtgcaatatacaataccccaaacaggatgtagggtattatgttACTCTgacggtccgaacctgtataaatccgtatcttgtgtcatcacttttaccttcgagttccaggttcgGCGATCCCCCAGCAATCAATCTATtatctcgggatacccctcggtagattgctgggtataaaataccgatatctggcgcgctaggtaggggtgattgtcgaGATCATCGAACGAGCTTGAAGGATCTTATCATCAACAattatcaagatcaatctactctacaAGAACGTTGTTCTCCCATCCAATCGACGACTCAATGTGCAACTGTGTCGGAGTCCAAGGCGAAGTCGCCGGACAGGCTAATTCCAAACTAGCATCTGTTCTTGCTGAATTGGAATTCAAAACGGAGTATGGACTGGAGAAATTCACCTGTCGCTGATCGtctccaagcatcaagattgaCATGGAATAGAATTGGACGGCGTCAAGACGAAATCATATAGGGAATCGATTTCCTTAGTTGAGTCCGAAGCAGAGACCAGGTTTGTTGATCGGAAACGAAAAAGCACGCCaatcatcaaaataaagaaacagttGCCTCTGTTCCCTCTGGCGTTGGAAATCAATGGTGTATTCAGCTATGTGCACACCAAAAAAACTACCAAAAGGACTTCAGTTTGCAcggcaacaccaacaaatctCCGACGATGCGATCGACTACTTCTACAAGAGCAAGACGTCTACGCCGACTCGCTAATGAGtacttcaactactcgtctcgactacaaaACTAGTCAAGGGCGGGCCTCGtaccgtcgacaactagtcagaatcaactccgactagtcggcttatCAACAACCGTCGCGGCTTGATCGACAATTGTTCATGAATTAAggtaagtcacttttttaataattatttttctttgcCTTGTTTTCAGAATGGTTGGTGAATTCGCTGATTATACGCCTCTCGACGGGAATTACCCTtcagagctacacttcgccaactactcttggggcatgttgaccgacagctaTGGGCTTcttacaccgaattacggaggctatcgccacgggtttggtgcactgagttccggaagctctgccacaggcttggtacaccgaattatgaGGCTCTGCCACGAAGTTTGGTGCATCAAGTGCAGGACATTcacagcggctacaccctagtgAGGCAAAAATCCTATGCTTGGCATACACGCGCTTTCCTcaccaaaaggcagaaaagtctcaatgactactttacgcgcaattGCGTAGTCTTTTTATCACAATGCCGATTATTtattaaatgtcttctcttagcggtcactgttgtacatacatctatgagcccaccaaaaggtttggacaatgctaaatatggggctggacaccgagacgcattTTATATGGAGACCATgacgcaggacggcgtagtctacatggaaagacaggagctagttgaggattaggaaagtactcattgtaataagagtagaactcttCTAGCcgtatccaactagtattcttgtaaccaaccgacctgtaattTTGCCCCCGGCAagataaggtgaggtagggatcCCCTCAAATTAATTTAATCCAACCAAAagataggacgtagggtattacgcaatctagcggcctgaccctgtctaaatcgtgtgtctgcgtttaccttcaagttcctaatctcgacgagccccactgaccaaaacactacctcgggcacccccctcggcaGGTTGCTGGGTTTAAACATCGACAGTCACTAATCTCCtcaagcagaacacgccttaatttgTGAAAGactcggatcttctgtcatgcctaaatgttAGGGCGTGAGATAAAGATCTCTGTAGCAGCaatgccagtacgcgtacatgagataaagatctcacacactTTGGCtatggctaaatagggactgagagcctaaacgtaataggctaactactcgagaAAAATATAgccaaaacaagagcatgacacacaacatttacactacattcatcactgaataagaataaattttagtgttttcaatattttacaaatatactacataatgtatgcatctctttttgcaggtcaagctttggcaaCAACTCTCCAGGATGCTCAGCGTACCTATAATGGCTTCGCTAGCTCCcagactcgggggctaagtgcgaattactactcagaatatctccagtggctcagcaagcttccaagcttgggggctaagcaccaataactactcaacgtggTATCTAcagctcacctggcgcataagctcgggggctggacgccgcaataCAACTCgaatgatgacttgcgtgaagataaaaaccctcggattgattatttaatcattccaaggcttgaGGGCTACCCgtcagttgattttttttcaagacaaagagagaagattcaagattttattgaccctcaacctgattcttcgattcaacctaaggctcgagagctactccatatggagtgcgactttcgccgccctccgtATCACAATCCGaaaatgaagattacaaaatcaagactatcaaggcttgagcacaccatagcctcataacagctttgagaaactttgaagattcagtcAGACAAaatactcgaagagcaccaaaactactcggcgaggatctgaaaagtactcgaaggctgctacactcgactatgaagcgctcgggggcttgtcggggatagatctccagtacccgcaaggaaggaagaagacagactactactaggattcccctgtaatcctactaggactcataccatgtaatcctactaggactcccccttgtaactgactagtaatccaccccttggagtatataaaggagagcaAGGATCCCTGGATCGGTAGgtcaagacctcatagaaccacaacagaggaccaaatcctcaacaccagacaacacccaagtgcaggcaATATACAACaacccaaacaggacgtaggatattacgctactCGGGCGGCCTGAATCTGTATAAATCCATGCctcgtgtcctcgcttttacttTCCAGGTTCGGTGATTCCCCACCaatcaatctactacctcgggatacctctggtaggttgccgggctgtctcacctttttttttaataaaaaaatgaatatttacattGAGCTTTCATGGGCCTATGAcccaagaaagaaaagggagcTAGAAATGGTTAGAAATTAGGGTTGttttagaaaattttaaatCACTTGGAGTTAGATATTGGTGGCtcaaaaacaacatgaaatTAAACTAGActtacatatacatatatatcagGAGCATTCAGATGAACCATTGTAATCATAGTTCAGCCCAAATACATATATTTTAAATTACTTTACTTTAACCTTTATAGATTCAAAATGAATCTCGGAGCTGGTGCTGTGCCAGACAGCCCCTATACAACCAAGTTTCTTGATTTTATTACTCGAAACATGTTCTCTACCGATCCATCGACACCTATCCCTtaaaaaaatgaataaaaaatCTCGACGGTGGTAGCCTGGTAGGTAGCACATTGTGCGGTAAGGTTGCCACATATATGCTCCATGCAGATGACGTGTTCGACGACGTACGTCGCCACGATTTTATCCAGGGCATGCATGCGGCAGTGCAGCGTTGGGCTTGCAGCCTTGCACATGTACTTGCTTGGATGAACGGATCATCTCGATGATCTTCTGGTTCATGCAGGCACGTGTGAGGCCTTAGCTCCCTACGCCTGCGGCCTGCAGGAGAAATTAAAAGATTTGGAAATCAATGAGTTCCGTGCGAGCGAAATTCAGGATACTGCAACTAACTGGGAGACAGGATCCATATAATACACGGACTCCATGGCTCCATGCTGCCACTGATGCGTTCGATCGCGTACACACGTGTCCACGCCCACTGGCTCCCACGTACGCGCACGTCGTCTCGCTCGTCGCCCTTCTACCGATCGCACCAGCGTGCTATTATTTATACGGCCTCCGCCATCTCAATCTGTCGCCAAGAGCCCCAAACCACACGAGTAACAAGACTGAGGCAGCCACACCCATACATGGAGAAAAGAGTTGCTTCAAGGATCCTGCTGATGATGCTTTCGCTCCAGGCTCTGCTCCTTGTCGCCGGGctctccacccccgccgccaccacggtggcggtggctggcggctcCGGCGAGGACATGGGCGGCGCCATTCGCCTTCCCAGCGACACCGCGTCAGGTGAGAGGCCGTGGAAGTGCTGCGACCTGCAAACATGCACCAAGTCGATCCCAGCGTTCTGCCGGTGCCGGGACCTGCTTGAGCAGTGCTCGGACGCCTGCAAGGAGTGCGGCAAGGTGAGGGACTCGGACCCTCCGCGCTACATTTGCCAGGACGTGTACAGAGGCATCCCCGCGCCCATGTGCCACGAGCACCAAGGGAGGACGAACCAAGTGGTCGTCGTCCATGCCGGTGCGTAATTGTCTATaccttaacttttttttttcttctctcgaTTTGCCTGTGGATAATGATCGATTATTCCCAGGTCCTAAAGAGATGGCGGCAGTTGTGAGGGGGTCGAAGAAGGGAGAAAATGGCAAGGGGAGGCCATGGAAATGCTGCGACAAGGCCGTCCCCGGGCCGACGACGGAGGGACAGGTGTGGTACTGCATGGACAAGGTGGACAAGTGCACCTGCAACCGCTGCTTCGAGCTGGAGGGCAGTCACCGCTACTACTACTGCCTCGACGGATACCAGGGCAGTGACCCAGGGCCAAGCTGCACTACCCATGCAtgaggtgaagaagaagagagacgCCTTCCATGGCCATGGCTGTCTCCGATCACTACTAGAGGTCAATAAGAGCTAGTGCTTTAGCTAGCGTGCATGCGCACGCATTGATGCATCGTGGTCCATGTGCTAATGGCGCTGCAGTTCTCGATGGATCGATGGCGAGGTATGTTCATCAGTGTCTCGCTGGTAAACGCTGGATGCCTGGATCGAGTAGGACTGTAACAGATcgcggtgttttttttttcctatcgCTGTGCTGTTTACCGTTTCCTGTCACTTATGTTTCCTGTGAAGCAAACATGAATAAAATGGACGAGAGTATCACTTCAGTTTTATGTATAAAAATGTTTGCTATATGACCTGAGGCATATATCTACCCGCTCAGAAGCGCAACCAAAGCATGGCCCAACCAGGAGAGAATGAATAACGGTCTAGAGGTTTATCGCCCCGAACCATCTCTAATTTTGCCTTCCCTTCGGACGACGGTATCCATCCGATTTTGATCCAACCCTCTACAGAACAGCATGAGGCACtatgttcatcttcttcctccagttgcTTCGCATACGCCCCATGCCTGCCCGGCTCCTCCATACCGCCAGCCGCCAGGTCCCTCTCGTCTCCGACATAGGGACGCACGCACCCATCCACTGTCATGCTAACGTACCATTTCGTTTGTACACTTCCCCACCGCCGGCACTGGCCCAGCCGCCCAGGCCCACTGGTCTTCCTCCAACGGCTACGGCCACCCGCCACCCGCTTCCTACGTTGTCGGTCTTCCTACCCTCTCCCTCTAAAAAACCCAAGCCGAGAAACTTAATCCCGATCACGAACAATCCCTTCCTCAAAGCGGAACCAAGGAGCTCGTTATTGTGATCGCCTCATCGGTGTTCATTGCATGAAAAGTTTTGCAAAATTGACGCGTATATTCCAAATATCCATATTTTGAGCCGTATCAGTTTCACAAAGCGCCGTATCAGTTTCACAAAGCGACTGAAAATAGGGATACGGTTAAACTTTactctgtcacatcgaatgtttatataagttatttataaaacccatcgCACAAGTTGGAGCTAAACGGCGATACAGCCGATACAcggcgatacgaatctattaagcccgATACACGGCgatattaaatataagttatttataaaacccatcgCACAAGTTGGAGCTAAACGGCGATACAAACCCATCGCACAAGTTGGAGTTAAACGGCGATACAGTCGATAAACGGCGATACAcggcgatacgaatctattaagcccgATACAcggcgatacgaatctattaagcctaattagtccataatttgacaatatgctgctatagtaaccatttgctaatgatgaattaattagagcTAAATGGCGATACAGCTGATACAgggcgatacgaatctattaagcctaattagtccataatttgacaatgtactgctatagtaaccattgctaatgatgaattaattaggtttaatagatttttCTCGCCGTTTTGCCTCCATCtactaataatggattaattaggcttaatagattcatctcgccgtctCGCCGTTTTACCTCCCTCTAGTTAATTAGTTTTATATAactaattaactcatatttaatcctgcTAATTAGTATAGAATATTCGatatattcgatgtgatactaAAGGATCCAAACCCCCCTTAATTAAAGTCGAGGCCGGGCCATGACCCATCCAGTTGCATGCAGAGGACGGCTGTGAAACGCTGCCACGGCTCCAGCCATGCATGCCAGCGCTGGCCTTGCATGCGTGGCATTTCGTCAGACGAGCTGCGAGTCGTTCAACGCAGGCATGTGGCGCCCGGCGACAGACCCTGAAGTCAAGTGTCATTACATGCATGATCTGCATGCTGATGGTCATACTCTCTCGCCTCCAGCTAGCTAGAGCCACCGCCGCGTGTCCTCTCCATGTCGCTTCCTGATTGGTCCGAGCCCGTTACTTATGCCGTCGCACATCATCACTCACCACGCACACTGCCGCCAGGACTCAGGAGCGCGAGAGTGGAGCGCCCTGAAAGCACTTCACAAACTGATAAATAAAGCACGTGGGGAACGCGACTGAGAGGCCGAGGCAGCCACATGGCGAGAGGCGTTGCCTCCAACCCGCTAATGCTTTCGCTCGAGGCGGCCGTgctgctcctcgtcgccgccggggtCCCCGCGGCGGCCCTCCGCGACGACATGGACGCCATTCGCGTCCCCACCCATGTCAGAGGTGAGAGGCGACACGCGATTCCCTTTTGCAGTCGATCGCATAGCTAATCGATCGGTCTGCACACGTCTCCTCCAGGCGTTGCTGACCTTGTcacggcggtggcgcgcgcgaCGAAGGGTGACGATGAGAAGAGGCCGTGGAAGTGCTGCGACCTCGCCATGTGCATGAGGTCGTGGCCGCCGATCTGCCGGTGCCTCGACGAGGTCGAGCGCTGCTCCGGCGCCTGCAGGAACTGCGAGGAGACGGGGGACTCGCGCCGCACCTGCGTCGACTGGTACAAGGGCCAGCCCGGGCCCCAGTGCCACCACAAGGACGCAGCTGAGCGACAggcggcagctgctgctgacGCGGAGAAGAAGGGCGGCGACGAGAAGAGGCCGTGGAAATGCTGCAGCCTGCCCATCTGCACCAGGTCGCAGCCTCCGATCTGCCACTGCTGGGACGAGGTGAAGCGCTGCTCCAGCGCCTGCGTGCACTGCGAGGTGGTGGAGGGCTCGTCGGGCGGCCCGCGCCGCTACCGCTGCCTGGACACGCACCACGGCGACCCCGGGCCGAGGTGCCGGGAGAAACAGTGGGCGCCGACCGTCGCCACCAGCTACCGTTTCTAGCTAGCTAGCGGCTAGCGCAGACGTTTGTTGCGAcgctgatcgatcgatcagcgTTGCTGCGTGCCCTTGGTGACCTCATGTTATGTTTCTGTTTGCTGTCCtaggtagtagtagtagtaagaCTTGTTGTAATGTGCTGTACTGTATCAGTGTATCCTGATCGACCAGGAGGCTCCTCTGCTCTGAATAAATAAAGTGGACAAGGGGCAGCTGGTGCACGGTCCCGTGCATGCATGGCGCGGGCCTGTAGTACGAGCCCTGCACTCGTTAAGTTTCTTCATCGATGATCCCTGAGCTGTGTCTGCGTGCATGGAGAACACCTGCAGGCAAGGACATTGAGCACGCGTGGACCACACTTACACTGTCCCCAGCAGATCCTCATGCGTAGGAACTGCATGGCCACTTGCCACTGTGGCGTAGAGCCGTAGACAGGTGTGATGGCAGCAGTGGATGAGCAGAGTGGGCTGCCATCATCAGAGAACGGGCTTTAAATAAAGTAAGGTGGAAAAGCCCCTGCGGCGGCCCAACAACAGACAGAAATGGACGTTTTGACCATGCGATTGGGAAGTCCGGAGCAACAAAGCAGGCCCATCCATTGCTTCAGTCACCGAAACACCTTTGCGGCCGGTGCCGTTCTTTAGCAGCCAGAAGCTTCCTCCCGCTCGCCGCCTTGCGCCTTGGCCAGCACTAGCAACCTGAGAAGAGCAGAAGACATCGAGGAAAAGGATCGCGACGACACGGCCAGGTCGACGAAAAGGTGGCTGCGGACATTGACCGAGCCTGATTTGCTTCGCAGCTCGCATCATCCGTTCACGGAACTAGGTGAGACGAGCGGAACCGGAACCACGAGCGAGCTGCAAGCCAAGCGACGACCCGGCGGCCGGTTCAATCCGGCTGGAAACCACAACGCCGACCGCCCCCATTTGGCAGCGCAGGAGCATGCAAATCTACTAGTCAGCGACCCGGAACGCGCTCGCGCTTCCCTGTAACGACAGCAACGGCGACGACCCACCAGACGACCGCACCACCGCTACTGTAAAACTGCGTCCAGCCGCCCACCAGACGACCGCACCACCGCTACTGTAAAACTGCGTCTAGCCGGCATTGGTTGTGGTTGATTTTTGATCCAGTAccaatgtgagcattagtatcaGATCTAACAGCTAGTTCCTCATGAGTTCCCCGTAACCTCCTTTattggaggcttcaaccagtactaaaggtcacccgtTAGTACCGGGTAAAGGTTAGTTCCTCATGAGTTCCCCGTAACCTCCTTTattggaggcttcaaccagtactaaaggtcacctgttagtaccgggtgaaaccttcacctggtactaatgtgtcTGAGGGTCTTTAGTAATGGATGGaggctccatccggtactaatatgcaacctttagtatcgggtgaagcctccacccggtactaatttttCTTCTATAAATTaggtgtcttcttcctcctgtctAAGTCATTTCCTCCGGCTCGAGCTTTATCCATTCATtgcgaaataggggaggtgctgtcggATTTTTaaccatttcgtggggatttcactcattcaagtgttgtAAAAGTTAGAAactcatcctcccttgatacatgtttagtatactaagttttatgctttagagttagagtaatttgtgatttttagaataagatacaatggagaaaattttcatttatatgcatgtgttatttagaactcatatttgtgatttttagaatagcTCCAATTTTTTGAATGCTATAtttcatattagtcaaagaaattagTAGTTTattcctttacaaatatgagctaaataaattaaggggaaaaatatattttgtgcatattttagtcatttgtaaatatgagcgagataaattgtgatttatagagataataagatgaaatagaggtacgtaattagcaatttttagaataagctacaatggagaaactttttatttatatgttatgtttgagctaaataaattgtagggaaaaatataatttgttcatagtttagtcatttgtaaatatagctaaataaattatggtacatagatatggctactgctgctggaggtagtagCGATGGTGGGAGCGATCGttgttcctctcgcggcaaggggagaACCATAATTGGTCCTCATGATAAgctaaagaaaatgagcacgtgagagagagcaatgcttcattatttgcaaagatgccatgaagatgctgttgtggCTGGTCAGaaaacctccttttggtggttgttatgctccacctccagtcccgggtatttcagatccacttagtactaccgttgtaGGAGGCataaataaaccacaggatgaggctaggtcagcgaaaccttcgtcttcgccgcccaaggatgcttaaagtcctcctagatagtacctAGTGGATGGTTTCATGGTATTTGCATCATGTTTgctatgtttcatgtataattctatggatgatcagaaactctttcgttcggtaatactttgtaaatgaattggcaatggatgtacaacgcagacaaactctccatggagtacattaatggtttgcatggttttctcgatctggaAGAATCCAACAAATCATCGTCtgatttcatttgttgtccatgcagaaattgcaaaaatgagaaagattactcatccagaaagactattcatgcCCACAAATACAGTTCTACATTCATACCtaactattttatttggaccaagcatggggaaaaaggagttatgatggaagatgatgaactagaagaagatgacaacattcctgactGGATTCAAATAGGTGCCTTTGCAGAAGCTCCAATGTGCGAGGCTGAAGATCCAATGGGCAAgactgaagaagagatgggcgagACATCAAgtcctatcgatgatctaggttAGGTGTTGCGATATGCAAAGGAAAACtac encodes the following:
- the LOC117858197 gene encoding Bowman-Birk type trypsin inhibitor isoform X1 encodes the protein MEKRVASRILLMMLSLQALLLVAGLSTPAATTVAVAGGSGEDMGGAIRLPSDTASGERPWKCCDLQTCTKSIPAFCRCRDLLEQCSDACKECGKVRDSDPPRYICQDVYRGIPAPMCHEHQGRTNQVVVVHAGPKEMAAVVRGSKKGENGKGRPWKCCDKAVPGPTTEGQVWYCMDKVDKCTCNRCFELEGSHRYYYCLDGYQGSDPGPSCTTHA
- the LOC117858197 gene encoding Bowman-Birk type trypsin inhibitor isoform X2, which translates into the protein MEKRVASRILLMMLSLQALLLVAGLSTPAATTVAVAGGSGEDMGGAIRLPSDTASGERPWKCCDLQTCTKSIPAFCRCRDLLEQCSDACKECGKVRDSDPPRYICQDVYRGIPAPMCHEHQGRTNQVVVVHAEMAAVVRGSKKGENGKGRPWKCCDKAVPGPTTEGQVWYCMDKVDKCTCNRCFELEGSHRYYYCLDGYQGSDPGPSCTTHA
- the LOC117859093 gene encoding Bowman-Birk type trypsin inhibitor, whose protein sequence is MARGVASNPLMLSLEAAVLLLVAAGVPAAALRDDMDAIRVPTHVRGVADLVTAVARATKGDDEKRPWKCCDLAMCMRSWPPICRCLDEVERCSGACRNCEETGDSRRTCVDWYKGQPGPQCHHKDAAERQAAAAADAEKKGGDEKRPWKCCSLPICTRSQPPICHCWDEVKRCSSACVHCEVVEGSSGGPRRYRCLDTHHGDPGPRCREKQWAPTVATSYRF